The following proteins are co-located in the Myroides profundi genome:
- the rfbC gene encoding dTDP-4-dehydrorhamnose 3,5-epimerase: protein MKVFITPIQDCVIIEPKVFFDERGYFLESFNEAVFEKETGLAVRFIQDNQSKSSKGVLRGLHYQRGAYQQAKLVRVLQGEVLDVVVDLRKDSSTYGQQFTQVLSADNFKQVFIPRGCAHGFLVKSETAIFAYKCDNVYNKESEGGIIYNDPSLGIDWEFNLDEVIVSDKDKVLPLFENALPI from the coding sequence ATGAAGGTATTTATTACTCCTATACAAGATTGTGTTATCATAGAACCAAAGGTATTCTTCGATGAGAGAGGATATTTCTTAGAGAGCTTTAATGAGGCTGTTTTTGAGAAAGAGACAGGGTTAGCTGTACGTTTTATTCAAGACAACCAATCTAAGTCTTCTAAAGGCGTTCTAAGAGGGCTTCACTATCAAAGAGGAGCTTATCAACAAGCTAAATTAGTAAGAGTATTACAAGGTGAAGTATTAGATGTAGTGGTAGATCTACGTAAGGACTCTAGTACGTATGGACAGCAGTTCACTCAAGTGCTATCAGCAGATAATTTTAAACAGGTGTTTATCCCTAGAGGGTGCGCACATGGTTTTTTAGTAAAGAGTGAGACGGCAATATTCGCTTATAAGTGCGATAACGTTTATAATAAAGAATCTGAAGGGGGTATCATCTATAATGATCCAAGTTTAGGGATTGATTGGGAGTTTAATCTTGATGAGGTTATCGTTTCTGATAAAGATAAGGTATTACCACTATTCGAAAATGCTTTACCTATATGA